Proteins from a single region of Diaphorobacter limosus:
- a CDS encoding sigma-54 dependent transcriptional regulator, which produces MNATAATILVVDDEPDLRTLYELTLLREGYRVQTAGSVGEAREQLQNQTFDAVITDMRLPDGLGMELLHELRAQQRGERCVVMTAYGSAENAVEALRSGAFDYLTKPVDLKQFRSVVASAIQGAAGVLASAKPGRSTAPGKGDDNPVLARLIGESEAMRGVKQRIAKVARSMAPVLIHGESGTGKELVARALHASSQRAGGPLVAVNCGAIPENLLEAEFFGARKGSYTGAASDREGYFQAARGGTLFLDEIGDLPLAMQSKLLRAIQERSVRPLGSTQEETVDVRIVSATHRDLAADVQAGRFRQDLYYRLNVIELLIPPLRERREDLPALCHALLERIQQESGIPVPQLSEAALQRIAQHPLTGNVRELENLLHRAVALSDGHELHVDGPTQASSAGDAAPPPPPPPPPPPAAKLVAQAPTPEPTTAPPAGDLQAWLDQRERGLLMQTLHETSFDPVATAARLGVSQRQMRYRIERLNIAIPNPGDSHGAGQ; this is translated from the coding sequence ATGAACGCCACCGCCGCCACCATTCTTGTCGTAGACGATGAGCCCGACCTGCGCACGCTCTACGAGCTGACCTTGCTGCGCGAGGGCTATCGCGTGCAGACCGCCGGCAGCGTGGGCGAGGCACGCGAGCAACTGCAAAACCAGACCTTCGATGCCGTGATCACCGACATGCGCCTGCCCGATGGGCTGGGCATGGAGCTGCTGCACGAGCTGCGTGCGCAGCAGCGCGGCGAGCGTTGCGTGGTGATGACGGCCTACGGCTCGGCCGAGAACGCCGTAGAGGCGCTGCGCTCGGGCGCCTTCGACTACCTGACCAAGCCAGTGGATCTGAAACAGTTCCGCTCTGTCGTGGCCTCTGCCATCCAGGGGGCGGCAGGGGTGCTGGCATCCGCAAAACCCGGCCGCAGCACCGCGCCCGGCAAAGGTGATGACAACCCGGTTCTGGCGCGCCTGATAGGCGAGTCCGAAGCCATGCGCGGCGTCAAGCAGCGCATTGCCAAGGTGGCGCGCAGCATGGCCCCGGTGCTGATCCATGGCGAGTCGGGCACGGGCAAGGAGCTGGTGGCACGCGCCCTGCACGCCAGCAGCCAGCGCGCGGGCGGCCCGCTGGTGGCGGTGAACTGCGGCGCCATTCCCGAGAACCTGCTCGAGGCCGAGTTCTTCGGCGCGCGCAAGGGCTCCTACACCGGCGCCGCCAGCGACCGCGAGGGCTACTTTCAGGCCGCGCGCGGCGGCACGCTGTTCCTCGACGAGATCGGTGATCTGCCGCTGGCCATGCAGTCCAAACTGCTGCGCGCCATACAGGAGCGCAGCGTGCGCCCGCTGGGCTCCACACAGGAAGAGACGGTGGACGTGCGCATCGTCAGCGCCACGCACCGCGACCTGGCGGCCGATGTGCAGGCCGGGCGCTTCCGCCAGGATCTGTACTACCGCCTGAACGTGATCGAGCTGTTGATACCGCCGCTGCGCGAGCGGCGCGAAGATCTGCCGGCGCTGTGCCACGCGCTGCTGGAGCGTATCCAGCAAGAGTCCGGCATCCCCGTGCCGCAGCTGAGCGAGGCGGCGCTGCAGCGCATTGCCCAGCACCCGCTGACGGGCAATGTGCGCGAGCTGGAAAACCTGCTGCACCGCGCCGTGGCCCTGAGCGACGGGCATGAGCTGCATGTCGATGGCCCGACGCAAGCCAGCAGCGCTGGCGATGCGGCGCCGCCTCCCCCCCCGCCGCCGCCGCCGCCGCCGGCCGCCAAGCTTGTCGCCCAAGCGCCAACGCCTGAACCCACCACGGCCCCACCAGCCGGCGACCTGCAGGCCTGGCTGGATCAGCGTGAGCGCGGCCTGCTCATGCAAACCCTGCACGAAACGAGCTTCGACCCGGTGGCCACGGCCGCCCGCCTGGGAGTCAGCCAGCGCCAGATGCGCTACCGCATCGAGCGGCTGAACATCGCCATACCCAACCCTGGCGACAGCCATGGCGCCGGGCAATAG
- the ampD gene encoding 1,6-anhydro-N-acetylmuramyl-L-alanine amidase AmpD, translated as MAPGNRPQWRAGWYLPARRLPSPNHGARPAGAVVDLIVVHSISLPPGEYGGNQVQELFTNRLDWDAHPYFQQIHGLEVSSHFFITRLGQLWQFVATDRRAWHAGRSHYRGRDGCNDDSIGIELEGLEGHTFEEAQYAALTRLCAALVRHHPIGYVAGHEHIAPGRKNDPGPGFDWRHLRSAFAGSGILFPPAAQPA; from the coding sequence ATGGCGCCGGGCAATAGGCCACAGTGGCGCGCCGGCTGGTACCTGCCGGCGCGGCGCCTGCCATCGCCCAACCATGGGGCGCGGCCGGCTGGCGCCGTGGTGGATCTGATCGTGGTGCACTCCATCAGCCTGCCGCCCGGCGAATATGGTGGCAACCAGGTGCAGGAACTGTTCACCAACCGCCTTGACTGGGACGCCCACCCCTACTTTCAGCAGATCCACGGGCTGGAGGTGTCGAGCCATTTCTTCATCACCCGCCTGGGCCAGCTCTGGCAGTTCGTGGCCACGGACCGGCGCGCCTGGCATGCGGGCCGATCCCACTACCGTGGGCGCGATGGCTGCAATGACGACTCGATCGGCATTGAGCTCGAGGGGCTGGAGGGCCACACCTTCGAAGAGGCACAGTACGCCGCCTTGACCCGGCTGTGCGCGGCGCTGGTGCGGCACCACCCCATCGGCTATGTCGCCGGCCACGAACATATCGCCCCCGGGCGCAAGAACGATCCCGGACCGGGCTTTGACTGGCGCCACCTGCGCTCGGCCTTTGCGGGGTCGGGCATCCTGTTTCCGCCTGCGGCACAGCCAGCCTGA
- a CDS encoding ribonucleoside-diphosphate reductase subunit alpha, with product MADTLSHYQIIRRNGAVVHFEPQKIAVAMMKAFLAVHGTQGAASASVRQVVDELTQTVVRALMRSRPSGGTFHIEDVQDQVELGLMRGSHHEVARAYVLYRERRAQERARKKEQLHPQIPALYVQDRGQRVELDLLRLQALIESACANLGTDVKAAPIAAETLRNLYDGVPMEEVYKASILAARTLIEKDPGYSYATARLLLHTIVREVLGRGVQPGEMQAAYMDHFPAFVQKGVDNELLNPDLLSFDLPRLAAALRAERDQQFDYLGLQTLYDRYFLHVNKARIELPQSFFMRVAMGLALREDDRNARAIEFYELLSSFDFMSSTPTLFNSGTLRSQLSSCYLTTVPDELGGIYESIKENALLSKFAGGLGNDWTRVRALGAHIKGTNGESQGVVPFLKVVNDTAVAVNQGGKRKGAVCTYLESWHLDIEEFLELRKNTGDDRRRTHDMNTANWIPDLFMKRVMGKGQWTLFSPSDVPDLHDLYGQAFESAYAAYEAKTESGELKLFKRLPAVDLWRKMLSMLFETGHPWITFKDPCNIRSPQQHVGVVHSSNLCTEITLNTSDSETAVCNLGSVNLAQHLKDGAIDHDKLRRTVTTAMRMLDNVIDINYYAVDKARDSNLRHRPVGLGLMGFQDALYELRMPYASDAAMEFADASMEAICYYAYWASTELARERGSYSTFQGSLWDRGVLPLDSLGLLAQERGGHVEVDTSTRLDWDALRQKIARDGMRNSNCVAIAPTATISNIVGVDASIEPSFGNLSVKSNLSGEFTVINQYLVRDLKTLGLWDDVMLMDLKHFKGSLHAIDRVPADVKALYSTAFEVAPTWLVEAAARRQKWIDQAQSLNIYMAGASGKKLDETYKLAWLRGLKTTYYLRTQSATHVEMSTVNTRQLNAVSSGADHPSRTLDADAAIPATDVKFCAIDDPGCEACQ from the coding sequence ATGGCCGACACATTGAGCCATTACCAGATCATCCGACGCAACGGCGCCGTAGTGCACTTCGAGCCGCAAAAGATTGCCGTCGCCATGATGAAGGCCTTCCTGGCCGTGCACGGCACGCAGGGCGCGGCCTCGGCCAGCGTGCGCCAGGTGGTGGATGAGCTGACACAGACGGTGGTGCGCGCCCTGATGCGCTCGCGCCCCAGTGGCGGCACCTTCCATATCGAGGACGTGCAGGATCAGGTGGAGCTGGGCCTGATGCGCGGCAGCCACCACGAAGTCGCGCGCGCCTATGTGCTGTACCGCGAGCGCCGCGCCCAGGAGCGCGCGCGCAAGAAGGAGCAGCTGCACCCTCAGATTCCCGCGCTGTACGTGCAGGATCGGGGCCAGCGCGTGGAGCTGGATCTGCTGCGCCTACAGGCTCTGATCGAGTCTGCCTGCGCCAACCTGGGCACCGATGTAAAGGCCGCGCCGATTGCCGCCGAGACTCTTCGCAACCTGTATGACGGCGTACCCATGGAGGAGGTCTACAAGGCCTCCATCCTGGCCGCGCGCACACTGATCGAAAAAGACCCTGGCTACAGCTACGCCACGGCGCGCCTGCTGCTGCACACCATCGTGCGCGAGGTGCTGGGGCGTGGCGTGCAGCCCGGCGAGATGCAGGCCGCATACATGGACCACTTCCCAGCCTTTGTCCAAAAAGGGGTGGACAACGAACTACTCAACCCCGACCTGCTGAGCTTCGACCTGCCGCGCCTGGCCGCCGCTTTGCGGGCCGAGCGCGACCAGCAGTTCGACTATCTGGGCCTGCAAACGCTGTACGACCGCTACTTCCTACATGTGAACAAGGCACGCATCGAGTTGCCCCAGAGCTTCTTCATGCGCGTGGCCATGGGCCTGGCGCTGCGCGAAGATGACCGCAACGCGCGCGCCATCGAGTTTTACGAGCTGCTGTCGTCTTTTGACTTCATGAGCAGCACACCCACGCTGTTCAACAGCGGCACGCTGCGCTCACAGCTGTCCAGCTGCTACCTGACCACGGTGCCCGACGAGCTGGGCGGGATCTACGAGTCGATCAAGGAAAACGCCCTGCTGTCCAAGTTTGCCGGCGGCCTGGGCAATGACTGGACACGCGTGCGCGCCCTGGGCGCGCACATCAAGGGCACGAATGGCGAATCGCAGGGGGTGGTGCCCTTCCTGAAGGTAGTCAACGACACGGCCGTGGCCGTGAACCAGGGCGGCAAGCGCAAGGGCGCGGTCTGCACCTACCTGGAGAGCTGGCACCTGGACATCGAGGAGTTCCTGGAACTGCGCAAGAACACCGGCGACGACCGCAGGCGCACGCATGACATGAACACCGCCAACTGGATTCCCGACCTGTTCATGAAACGCGTCATGGGAAAGGGTCAGTGGACGCTGTTCTCACCGTCGGACGTACCCGATCTGCACGACCTGTACGGCCAGGCCTTCGAGAGCGCCTATGCCGCCTACGAGGCCAAAACCGAGAGCGGTGAACTCAAGCTCTTCAAGCGCCTGCCCGCCGTGGATCTGTGGCGCAAGATGCTCTCCATGCTGTTCGAGACCGGCCATCCCTGGATCACCTTCAAGGACCCATGCAACATCCGCTCGCCGCAGCAGCATGTGGGCGTGGTGCATTCCAGCAACCTGTGCACCGAGATCACGCTCAACACCAGCGATAGCGAGACGGCCGTGTGCAACCTGGGCTCGGTGAACCTGGCGCAGCACCTCAAGGATGGCGCGATCGATCATGACAAGCTCCGCAGAACCGTGACCACGGCCATGCGCATGCTGGACAACGTCATCGACATCAACTACTACGCCGTTGACAAGGCGCGCGACTCCAACCTGCGCCACCGCCCCGTGGGCTTGGGGCTGATGGGCTTTCAGGACGCGCTGTATGAGCTGCGCATGCCCTACGCCAGCGACGCCGCCATGGAATTTGCCGACGCTTCCATGGAGGCCATCTGTTACTACGCCTACTGGGCCTCGACCGAGCTGGCGCGCGAGCGCGGTAGCTACTCCACCTTCCAGGGCTCGCTGTGGGACCGGGGCGTGCTGCCGCTGGATTCGCTCGGGCTGCTGGCGCAGGAACGCGGCGGCCATGTTGAGGTGGACACCAGCACGCGTCTGGACTGGGATGCCCTGCGCCAGAAGATCGCGCGCGATGGCATGCGCAATTCCAACTGCGTGGCCATAGCGCCCACGGCCACCATCTCCAACATCGTGGGCGTGGACGCCTCCATCGAGCCCTCGTTCGGCAACCTCTCGGTCAAGTCCAACCTGTCGGGCGAGTTCACCGTCATCAACCAATACCTGGTGCGGGATCTGAAAACACTGGGCCTGTGGGACGACGTGATGCTCATGGATCTGAAGCATTTCAAGGGCTCGCTGCATGCCATAGACCGCGTACCTGCAGACGTGAAAGCCTTGTATTCGACAGCCTTCGAGGTCGCCCCCACCTGGCTGGTGGAGGCGGCCGCGCGGCGCCAGAAATGGATAGACCAGGCGCAGAGCCTGAACATCTACATGGCGGGCGCATCGGGCAAGAAACTCGATGAGACCTATAAGTTGGCCTGGCTGCGCGGCCTGAAGACCACCTATTACCTGCGCACGCAAAGCGCCACGCATGTGGAGATGAGCACCGTGAACACGCGCCAGCTCAATGCGGTTTCATCGGGCGCCGATCATCCATCACGCACTCTCGATGCGGATGCTGCAATACCAGCCACCGACGTGAAGTTCTGCGCCATCGACGACCCGGGCTGCGAAGCCTGCCAGTGA
- a CDS encoding ribonucleotide-diphosphate reductase subunit beta, with protein sequence MLTWDDEVKPSSQNLFDGALASSRAAEPSPTALAAQTLQRATGTMAHVPTAAAAQHRRVSAVDKRIINGQTDVNQLVPFKYKWAWEKYLATCANHWMPQEINMTRDIALWKDPNGLTEDERRIVKRNLGFFVTADSLAANNIVLGTYRHITAPECRQFLLRQAFEEAIHTHAYQYIVESLGLDEGEIFNAYNEIQSIREKDEFLIPFIEAIMDPGFKTGSPENDQTLLKSLIVFACLMEGLFFYVGFTQILALGRQNKMTGAAEQYQYILRDESMHCNFGIDLINQLKLENPQLWTAAFKEEITALFHKAVDLEYRYAEDTMPRGVLGMNASMFKGYLRYIANRRATQIGLEALFPNEENPFPWMSEMIDLKKERNFFETRVIEYQTGGALSWD encoded by the coding sequence ATGCTCACCTGGGACGACGAAGTCAAGCCCTCATCGCAAAACCTCTTCGACGGCGCTCTCGCAAGCAGCCGCGCCGCAGAGCCGTCGCCAACCGCCTTGGCGGCCCAGACACTGCAACGCGCCACTGGCACCATGGCACACGTGCCCACTGCCGCCGCGGCACAGCACCGCCGCGTGTCCGCTGTGGACAAGCGCATCATCAACGGCCAGACCGATGTCAATCAGCTGGTGCCGTTCAAGTACAAATGGGCCTGGGAGAAATACCTGGCCACCTGCGCCAACCACTGGATGCCGCAGGAGATCAACATGACGCGCGACATCGCGCTCTGGAAAGACCCGAACGGCCTGACCGAGGACGAGCGCCGCATCGTCAAGCGCAACCTGGGCTTCTTCGTCACCGCCGACTCGCTGGCGGCCAACAACATCGTGCTCGGCACCTACCGCCACATCACGGCGCCCGAGTGCCGCCAGTTTCTGCTGCGCCAGGCCTTTGAGGAAGCCATCCACACCCACGCCTACCAGTACATCGTCGAGTCGCTGGGCCTGGACGAGGGCGAGATCTTCAACGCCTACAACGAGATCCAGTCCATCCGTGAGAAGGACGAGTTCCTGATCCCCTTCATCGAGGCGATCATGGATCCGGGCTTCAAGACCGGCTCTCCTGAGAACGACCAGACGCTGCTGAAAAGCCTGATCGTGTTCGCCTGCCTGATGGAGGGCCTGTTCTTCTACGTGGGTTTCACGCAGATCCTGGCCCTGGGCCGCCAGAACAAGATGACCGGCGCCGCCGAGCAGTACCAGTACATCCTGCGGGACGAGTCCATGCACTGCAACTTCGGCATCGACCTGATCAACCAGCTCAAGCTCGAGAACCCGCAGCTGTGGACGGCCGCATTCAAGGAAGAAATCACCGCCCTGTTCCACAAGGCCGTGGATCTGGAATACCGCTATGCCGAGGACACCATGCCGCGCGGCGTGCTGGGCATGAATGCCTCCATGTTCAAGGGCTACCTGCGCTACATCGCCAACCGCCGCGCCACACAGATCGGGCTGGAGGCGCTGTTCCCCAACGAAGAAAACCCCTTCCCCTGGATGAGCGAGATGATCGACCTGAAGAAGGAACGCAACTTCTTCGAGACGCGCGTCATCGAGTACCAGACCGGCGGGGCCCTGTCCTGGGATTGA
- a CDS encoding histone produces the protein MMATAKKPAAKKAAPAKKAAAPAKKAAAPAKKAVVAKKAAAPAKKAAAPAKKAAAPAKKAVVAKKAAAPAKKAAAPAKKAAAPAKKVAAPAKKAAAPAKKAVVAKKAAAPAKKAAAPAKKAAAPAKKAVVAKKAAAPAKKAAAPAKKAPAVKKAPAAKKAAAKAPAAAPAPAAQTTLSPQAAWPFPTGGKP, from the coding sequence ATGATGGCAACTGCGAAGAAACCCGCCGCCAAGAAGGCAGCTCCCGCGAAGAAAGCCGCTGCACCAGCCAAGAAAGCCGCAGCGCCCGCCAAGAAGGCCGTAGTGGCCAAGAAGGCAGCCGCACCGGCGAAGAAGGCTGCTGCGCCGGCCAAGAAAGCCGCAGCACCGGCCAAGAAGGCCGTAGTGGCCAAGAAGGCAGCCGCACCGGCGAAGAAGGCTGCTGCGCCGGCCAAGAAGGCAGCCGCGCCGGCGAAGAAGGTTGCTGCGCCGGCCAAGAAAGCCGCAGCACCCGCCAAGAAGGCCGTAGTGGCCAAGAAGGCTGCCGCGCCGGCGAAGAAGGCCGCTGCGCCGGCCAAGAAAGCCGCAGCGCCCGCCAAGAAGGCCGTAGTGGCCAAGAAAGCAGCCGCGCCCGCAAAGAAGGCTGCGGCACCCGCCAAGAAGGCTCCTGCCGTGAAGAAGGCCCCCGCCGCGAAGAAGGCTGCCGCCAAGGCACCCGCGGCAGCACCTGCGCCCGCAGCGCAGACCACGCTGAGCCCTCAGGCGGCATGGCCCTTCCCCACGGGCGGCAAGCCGTAA
- a CDS encoding carbohydrate kinase family protein codes for MAALICGSLAFDSIMTFEGRFAEQILPAQLHILNVSFLVPTLRRDFGGCAGNIAYSLKLLGGDPQPMAMLGADGGEYLARLQQLGIDTRYVGQAGDTYTAQAMIMTDRDNNQITAFHPGAMMQAHANRIGPDAGARIGIIAPDGRDAMLQHAAQFVEAGIPFVFDPGQGLPMFDGDELRRFVAQAGWIAVNDYEGKMLCDRTGWSLAELSQQVTGLVVTLGAEGCEVWEQGARTKVDPVTPAQVVDPTGCGDAWRGGLLYGLEKGWPLVRCAELGNRLGALKIAQRGPQNYQLDFTPD; via the coding sequence ATGGCTGCCCTGATCTGCGGTTCCCTGGCATTTGACAGCATCATGACCTTCGAGGGGCGCTTTGCCGAGCAAATATTGCCCGCGCAATTGCATATCCTGAACGTGTCCTTCCTTGTGCCCACACTGCGCCGTGACTTTGGTGGCTGTGCCGGCAATATTGCCTACAGCCTTAAGCTGCTGGGCGGAGATCCCCAGCCCATGGCCATGTTGGGCGCCGATGGCGGCGAGTATCTGGCGCGCCTGCAACAGCTGGGCATAGATACCCGCTACGTTGGCCAGGCAGGCGACACCTATACGGCGCAGGCCATGATCATGACCGACCGTGACAACAACCAGATCACCGCCTTCCATCCGGGCGCCATGATGCAGGCGCACGCCAACCGCATCGGGCCGGATGCCGGCGCACGAATCGGCATCATCGCCCCCGATGGACGCGATGCCATGCTCCAGCATGCGGCGCAGTTTGTCGAGGCGGGCATCCCCTTCGTGTTCGATCCGGGCCAGGGTCTGCCCATGTTCGATGGCGACGAGCTGCGCCGTTTCGTTGCGCAGGCCGGGTGGATTGCCGTCAACGACTACGAGGGCAAGATGTTGTGCGACCGCACGGGCTGGTCTCTGGCAGAACTGTCGCAGCAGGTGACCGGGCTCGTCGTCACGCTGGGCGCCGAGGGTTGCGAGGTCTGGGAGCAAGGCGCCAGAACCAAGGTCGATCCCGTGACACCCGCGCAGGTCGTGGACCCTACGGGTTGCGGGGACGCCTGGCGCGGTGGCCTGCTGTATGGCCTGGAAAAGGGCTGGCCCCTGGTGCGCTGCGCCGAGCTGGGCAATCGCCTTGGGGCGCTGAAGATTGCGCAGCGCGGCCCACAGAACTATCAGCTCGACTTCACGCCGGATTGA
- a CDS encoding DUF3426 domain-containing protein gives MSQITRCPHCATAFKVVADQLRISDGWVRCGQCKEVFDASEHLLMDESEPLLPEMPLHGLHAPQQSGALTPDSVHVWGSARGTEPSATPEGPPADLAPPQAAEGQELNQPSVMTGAVPEGADTPRYAEVRAHAGTPAHADDTHEPIVLSSLLRQESSAQALMAPAAPLQEIQGYELPGAQQSDSGWPEDTVAEAPVAPEAGAEGAPTPLPQEPTAAASENSDEQPAQAEQPDLQVLEPVQPEPLLAEEAALMPTVALADPDPAHAETAALPEEPGFVATARRKAFWRQPVVRAALVMLGLVFLLALSLQMTLQERELIAARNPAMRTLLEQLCQPLGCTLDAPQRIEAVVIDSSSFLKPRHDDASYELQMAIKNNATFAVAMPALELTLTDAQDQTLLRRVLLRDELGAPAQLAPGATWSASVPMQVMQGAAQVAGYRLLAFYP, from the coding sequence ATGAGCCAGATCACCCGCTGCCCCCACTGCGCAACAGCCTTCAAGGTGGTTGCCGATCAGCTGCGGATATCTGACGGCTGGGTGCGCTGCGGGCAATGCAAGGAGGTGTTCGACGCGTCCGAGCATTTGCTGATGGACGAATCCGAACCCCTGTTGCCCGAGATGCCGCTGCACGGCCTGCATGCACCCCAGCAGAGCGGCGCCCTAACGCCGGACAGCGTTCATGTCTGGGGCAGTGCCCGAGGGACTGAACCATCGGCCACGCCCGAAGGGCCGCCCGCGGATCTGGCGCCACCGCAGGCAGCGGAAGGGCAGGAACTTAATCAACCGTCTGTCATGACAGGCGCCGTACCGGAGGGTGCGGACACGCCGCGGTACGCCGAGGTGCGGGCCCATGCCGGTACGCCCGCCCATGCTGACGACACACATGAACCCATTGTGCTGTCGTCCCTGCTCAGGCAGGAATCGTCGGCGCAAGCTCTGATGGCACCTGCAGCACCGCTGCAGGAGATCCAGGGTTATGAACTGCCCGGTGCGCAGCAGAGTGATTCCGGGTGGCCGGAGGACACCGTCGCTGAGGCACCCGTGGCGCCCGAGGCCGGTGCAGAGGGCGCGCCCACGCCGTTGCCGCAGGAGCCCACCGCAGCGGCTTCCGAGAACAGTGATGAGCAGCCTGCACAAGCTGAACAGCCCGATCTGCAGGTGCTGGAGCCTGTGCAGCCCGAGCCCCTGCTGGCCGAAGAGGCGGCGCTGATGCCGACCGTCGCTCTTGCCGACCCCGACCCCGCGCACGCCGAGACAGCAGCATTGCCCGAAGAACCCGGCTTTGTTGCGACGGCGCGGCGCAAGGCGTTCTGGCGCCAGCCCGTGGTGCGAGCTGCCTTGGTGATGCTGGGATTGGTATTTTTGCTGGCGCTGAGCCTGCAGATGACGCTGCAAGAGCGCGAACTGATCGCTGCACGCAACCCGGCAATGCGCACCTTGCTCGAGCAGCTGTGCCAGCCCCTGGGGTGCACCCTGGACGCGCCACAGCGCATCGAGGCCGTGGTGATCGACAGCTCGTCCTTTCTGAAGCCGCGCCACGACGATGCGAGCTACGAGTTGCAAATGGCCATCAAGAACAATGCGACGTTTGCAGTGGCCATGCCCGCACTGGAGCTGACATTGACCGATGCACAGGATCAGACCTTGCTGCGTCGTGTGTTGCTGCGTGACGAATTGGGCGCTCCAGCCCAGTTGGCGCCCGGCGCCACATGGAGCGCCTCTGTGCCCATGCAGGTCATGCAGGGTGCGGCGCAGGTGGCCGGTTATCGCTTGCTGGCCTTTTACCCCTGA
- the prmA gene encoding 50S ribosomal protein L11 methyltransferase, with translation MFELSLLCPEDRVETLSEAFDALEALSVSVEDADAQTDAEQALFGEPGMPAPREGWQRSRITALFATRQAADEAVQLLQVQDFFAGCSVLGIAAVQEQDWVRLTQSQFEPVEITPDFWIVPTWHELPAAALRSIRLDPGLAFGTGTHPTTRMCLRWIARQGGADGVRALGRVLDYGCGSGILAMGAAKFGASDIDAVDIDAAAVEATRQNAQANGVQLNAGLPDQARGEYQTVLANILATPLKVLAPLLCAHVARGGHLVLAGILERQAEELQQAYAPWLPLQVADSEDGWILMTARR, from the coding sequence ATGTTTGAACTGAGCCTGCTATGCCCCGAAGACCGGGTGGAGACCCTGAGCGAGGCCTTTGATGCGCTGGAGGCGCTGAGCGTGTCGGTGGAGGACGCCGACGCCCAGACCGATGCCGAGCAGGCGCTGTTCGGCGAGCCCGGCATGCCCGCGCCGCGCGAGGGCTGGCAGCGCAGCCGCATCACGGCGTTGTTTGCCACCCGGCAGGCGGCCGATGAGGCCGTGCAGCTGCTGCAGGTGCAGGATTTCTTCGCCGGCTGCAGCGTGCTGGGTATCGCAGCCGTGCAGGAGCAGGACTGGGTGCGGCTGACGCAGTCGCAGTTCGAGCCGGTGGAGATCACGCCGGACTTCTGGATCGTCCCGACCTGGCACGAGCTGCCCGCAGCCGCACTGCGCAGCATTCGGCTGGATCCGGGCTTGGCCTTCGGCACCGGCACCCATCCCACGACACGCATGTGCCTGCGCTGGATTGCGCGCCAGGGTGGTGCTGATGGAGTTCGGGCGCTCGGGCGCGTGCTCGACTATGGCTGTGGCTCCGGCATTCTGGCCATGGGTGCTGCCAAGTTTGGCGCCTCCGACATCGATGCCGTGGACATTGATGCCGCGGCCGTGGAAGCCACGCGCCAGAACGCCCAGGCCAATGGCGTGCAGCTGAACGCCGGCCTGCCGGATCAGGCGCGGGGCGAATATCAAACGGTACTGGCCAATATTCTTGCCACGCCGCTGAAGGTGCTGGCGCCCTTGTTGTGCGCGCATGTGGCGCGTGGCGGGCATTTGGTGCTGGCTGGCATTCTGGAACGCCAGGCCGAGGAGCTGCAGCAGGCTTACGCACCATGGCTGCCGCTGCAGGTGGCAGACAGCGAGGACGGCTGGATTCTGATGACCGCGCGGCGCTGA